In Castanea sativa cultivar Marrone di Chiusa Pesio chromosome 6, ASM4071231v1, a single window of DNA contains:
- the LOC142638214 gene encoding uncharacterized protein LOC142638214, whose protein sequence is MGATSKASWMVAASIGAVEALKDQGVCRWNYPLRSLHQHAKNNIRSYYQAKKLSAQSSSAISSKVNNEKLKQSEESLRKVMYLSCWGPN, encoded by the coding sequence ATGGGTGCAACAAGTAAAGCTTCTTGGATGGTGGCAGCAAGTATTGGTGCAGTTGAGGCCTTGAAAGACCAAGGTGTTTGCAGATGGAACTATCCTCTAAGGTCACTTCACCAGCATGCGAAGAACAATATCAGATCATACTATCAAGCCAAGAAACTCTCAGCTCAGTCTTCCTCGGCTATATCTAGTAAAGTGAACAACGAGAAGCTAAAGCAGAGTGAGGAGTCTTTGAGAAAAGTCATGTATTTGAGTTGTTGGGGTCCTAACTGA